The following coding sequences lie in one Oncorhynchus kisutch isolate 150728-3 linkage group LG17, Okis_V2, whole genome shotgun sequence genomic window:
- the polr1h gene encoding DNA-directed RNA polymerase I subunit RPA12 → MSCFSGDPNFCPECGNVLPLPGLQNTVSCPRCAFSLPVSEFSGQEIRSSVVFNPLEGSSVAVEEEDSELKGAVIDRRCSRCNKEGMVYHTRQMRSADEGQTVFFTCIHCRYQEKEDS, encoded by the exons ATGTCGTGTTTCAGTGGAGATCCCAACTTCTGTCCTGAGTGCGGGAACGTACTGCCTCTACCTGGGCTGCAGAACACAGTCTCCTGTCCCCGCTGTGCATTCAGTTTACCTGTCAGCG AATTTTCAGGTCAAGAGATCAGGTCTTCTGTTGTCTTTAATCCTCTCGAAGGGTCCTCTGTTGCTGTGGAAGAGGAGGACTCAGAACTCAAGGGGGCTGTG ATTGACAGACGCTGCTCTCGCTGCAATAAAGAAGGGATGGTTTATCACACCAGACAAATGAGATCTGCAGATGAAGGACAGACGGTCTTCTTCACCTGTATACACTGCAG ATATCAGGAGAAAGAGGACTCCTGA